A single genomic interval of Electrophorus electricus isolate fEleEle1 chromosome 4, fEleEle1.pri, whole genome shotgun sequence harbors:
- the LOC113567593 gene encoding protein mono-ADP-ribosyltransferase PARP12-like isoform X2 has protein sequence MASIVSNCVLKVLCDNHGSMVFGQLDNILRQSITTDDRVLLRVLSDEAKFFVVEDKQKSSADTIFSPESLVIAKTLLRVCKNQDKCDECEELHLCRYLVCGNCKFGTNCKRSHDLKSLHNSALLGKFDLQYLETEQVFQLLLQNDPSLVPEVCSHYNKGNGKHGSCKYEISCTNLHLCQHFLQDNCKFGAACKRAHSFDANAMKMLNGRGFSPKNLQILHKICKNKLLLDGNYKKPISKGTDKGSTAGSIPAPLGGRQFSSQQSSSYCSGSDHNEICLFYVRKGCSFKEKCVRIHHNLPYKWEILDKDGVTWRPLPREDDIERAYCNPASDISSGLQPVNFLTMKCAGSQVRRLSTASSVTKPPHFILTTEWLWYWKNDQGAWTEYGQGEDAKLLSPVTSNALENVYLAEVDTEIPFTLGNNNYVIFLKDMYQINIKYKTKRDIRRRPRFISSEDVMRKLKSEGSESSSSSSVVVPAHWDSGALPSYSYNIVHLTSSAPEYKRVEMLFKRTMPTSKIHSIQRVQNPSLWKVFHWQKEQMKERNEGRDVDERYLFHGTDESLIAPICEQNFDWRVCGVHGSLYGKGSYFARDAKYSDKYVKRGVKSDYKMMFVALVLVGEFTKGTSKYLRPPQKKGKLGFYDSCVDNELNPAIFVIFEKYQIYPEYIIKYS, from the exons ATGGCATCTATCGTGTCTAATTGTGTACTTAAAGTTCTTTGTGATAACCACGGATCTATGGTTTTCGGGCAACTTGACAATATATTACGACAGAGCATTACAACTGATGATCGGGTACTTTTGCGTGTGTTGTCAGATGAGGCGAAATTCTTTGTTGTGGAAGACAAACAGAAGAGCTCCGCCGATACAATTTTTAGCCCTGAAAGTTTGGTCATAGCGAAAACATTGCTTCGTGTTTGCAAAAACCAAGACAAATGTGACGAATGTGAAGAGCTGCACTTGTGTCGATATTTGGTATGCGGTAACTGTAAATTCGG CACTAATTGCAAAAGGTCCCATGACTTGAAATCTCTGCATAATTCTGCACTTCTGGGAAAATTTGATCTTCAGTACCTTGAAACAGAACAAGTGTTTCAACTTTTGCTGCAGAATGACCCTTCCCTTGTTCCAGAG GTTTGCTCTCACTATAATAAGGGGAATGGCAAACATGGAAGTTGTAAATATGAGATATCCTGCACCAACCTGCACCTCTGCCAACACTTCTTACAGGATAACTGTAAATTTGGAGCTGCTTGCAAACGGGCTCATTCATTTGATGCAAATGCTATGAAAATGCTGAATGGCAGAGGGTTCAGTCCAAAAAATCTTCAAATCCTTCACAAAATTTGCAAGAACAAACTTCTCCTTGATGGTAATTACAAAAAACCTATCTCCAAAGGCACAGACAAAG GCAGTACTGCAGGCAGTATCCCAGCACCTCTGGGAGGCAGACAATTCAGCAGTCAGCAATCCAGTTCCTACTGCAGTGGGTCAGACCACAATGAAATCTGCCTTTTCTATGTTCGCAAAGGATGCAGTTTCAAAG AGAAATGTGTCCGTATTCATCATAATCTGCCTTATAAATGGGAGATTTTAGACAAAGATGGGGTAACTTGGAGGCCCTTGCCTAGAGAAGATGATATTGAGAGGGCTTACTGTAACCCAGCCAGTGACATAAG TTCTGGGCTTCAGCCGGTGAACTTCCTAACTATGAAATGTGCAGGATCACAGGTTCGTCGTCTGTCCACAGCTTCCTCCGTTACAAAACCTCCTCACTTCATCCTGACCACAGAGTGGCTCTGGTACTGGAAGAATGACCAAGGAGCATGGACTGAATATGGACAAGGG GAGGATGCCAAACTTTTGTCCCCAGTCACCTCGAATGCCTTGGAGAATGTGTATCTTGCAGAAGTTGATACTGAAATTCCATTCACCTTGGGGAATAATAACTATGTGATATTCCTGAAAG atatgtatcaaataaacataaaatacaagaCAAAAAGAGACATTAGAAGGAGGCCACGATTCATTTCATCAGAAGATGTTATGAGAAAATTGAAAAG TGAAGGTTCAGAaagctccagctcctcctctgtGGTGGTTCCTGCACACTGGGATAGTGGAGCCTTACCCAGCTACTCCTACAAC ATTGTTCATCTGACATCATCTGCACCTGAGTACAAAAGAGTAGAGATGCTGTTTAAAAGGACAATGCCTACAAGCAAAATCCACAGCATCCAGAGAGTACAGAATCCTTCTCTCTGGAAGGTTTTTCACTG GCAGAAAGAGCAGATGAAGGAGAGGAACGAAGGGAGAGACGTGGATGAGCGGTACCTGTTCCATGGTACAGATGAGTCTCTAATAGCGCCTATTTGTGAGCAGAACTTTGACTGGAGGGTCTGTGGTGTTCATGGATCACTTTATGGGAAAG GAAGTTACTTTGCCAGAGATGCCAAATACTCAGATAAGTATGTGAAACGAGGAGTCAAGTCAGACTATAAGATGATGTTTGTTGCACTCGTGCTTGTGGGGGAATTCACCAAAGGGACCAGCAAGTACCTGCGACCTCCACAGAAGAAAGGGAAACTGGGCTTTTATGACAGTTGTGTGGACAATGAACTCAACCCTGcaatttttgttatttttgaaaaGTACCAAATCTACCCTGAGTACATAATTAAGTACTCTTAA
- the LOC113567593 gene encoding protein mono-ADP-ribosyltransferase PARP12-like isoform X3, whose translation MASIVSNCVLKVLCDNHGSMVFGQLDNILRQSITTDDRVLLRVLSDEAKFFVVEDKQKSSADTIFSPESLVIAKTLLRVCKNQDKCDECEELHLCRYLVCGNCKFGTNCKRSHDLKSLHNSALLGKFDLQYLETEQVFQLLLQNDPSLVPEDNCKFGAACKRAHSFDANAMKMLNGRGFSPKNLQILHKICKNKLLLDGNYKKPISKGTDKVGSTAGSIPAPLGGRQFSSQQSSSYCSGSDHNEICLFYVRKGCSFKEKCVRIHHNLPYKWEILDKDGVTWRPLPREDDIERAYCNPASDISSGLQPVNFLTMKCAGSQVRRLSTASSVTKPPHFILTTEWLWYWKNDQGAWTEYGQGEDAKLLSPVTSNALENVYLAEVDTEIPFTLGNNNYVIFLKDMYQINIKYKTKRDIRRRPRFISSEDVMRKLKSEGSESSSSSSVVVPAHWDSGALPSYSYNIVHLTSSAPEYKRVEMLFKRTMPTSKIHSIQRVQNPSLWKVFHWQKEQMKERNEGRDVDERYLFHGTDESLIAPICEQNFDWRVCGVHGSLYGKGSYFARDAKYSDKYVKRGVKSDYKMMFVALVLVGEFTKGTSKYLRPPQKKGKLGFYDSCVDNELNPAIFVIFEKYQIYPEYIIKYS comes from the exons ATGGCATCTATCGTGTCTAATTGTGTACTTAAAGTTCTTTGTGATAACCACGGATCTATGGTTTTCGGGCAACTTGACAATATATTACGACAGAGCATTACAACTGATGATCGGGTACTTTTGCGTGTGTTGTCAGATGAGGCGAAATTCTTTGTTGTGGAAGACAAACAGAAGAGCTCCGCCGATACAATTTTTAGCCCTGAAAGTTTGGTCATAGCGAAAACATTGCTTCGTGTTTGCAAAAACCAAGACAAATGTGACGAATGTGAAGAGCTGCACTTGTGTCGATATTTGGTATGCGGTAACTGTAAATTCGG CACTAATTGCAAAAGGTCCCATGACTTGAAATCTCTGCATAATTCTGCACTTCTGGGAAAATTTGATCTTCAGTACCTTGAAACAGAACAAGTGTTTCAACTTTTGCTGCAGAATGACCCTTCCCTTGTTCCAGAG GATAACTGTAAATTTGGAGCTGCTTGCAAACGGGCTCATTCATTTGATGCAAATGCTATGAAAATGCTGAATGGCAGAGGGTTCAGTCCAAAAAATCTTCAAATCCTTCACAAAATTTGCAAGAACAAACTTCTCCTTGATGGTAATTACAAAAAACCTATCTCCAAAGGCACAGACAAAG TAGGCAGTACTGCAGGCAGTATCCCAGCACCTCTGGGAGGCAGACAATTCAGCAGTCAGCAATCCAGTTCCTACTGCAGTGGGTCAGACCACAATGAAATCTGCCTTTTCTATGTTCGCAAAGGATGCAGTTTCAAAG AGAAATGTGTCCGTATTCATCATAATCTGCCTTATAAATGGGAGATTTTAGACAAAGATGGGGTAACTTGGAGGCCCTTGCCTAGAGAAGATGATATTGAGAGGGCTTACTGTAACCCAGCCAGTGACATAAG TTCTGGGCTTCAGCCGGTGAACTTCCTAACTATGAAATGTGCAGGATCACAGGTTCGTCGTCTGTCCACAGCTTCCTCCGTTACAAAACCTCCTCACTTCATCCTGACCACAGAGTGGCTCTGGTACTGGAAGAATGACCAAGGAGCATGGACTGAATATGGACAAGGG GAGGATGCCAAACTTTTGTCCCCAGTCACCTCGAATGCCTTGGAGAATGTGTATCTTGCAGAAGTTGATACTGAAATTCCATTCACCTTGGGGAATAATAACTATGTGATATTCCTGAAAG atatgtatcaaataaacataaaatacaagaCAAAAAGAGACATTAGAAGGAGGCCACGATTCATTTCATCAGAAGATGTTATGAGAAAATTGAAAAG TGAAGGTTCAGAaagctccagctcctcctctgtGGTGGTTCCTGCACACTGGGATAGTGGAGCCTTACCCAGCTACTCCTACAAC ATTGTTCATCTGACATCATCTGCACCTGAGTACAAAAGAGTAGAGATGCTGTTTAAAAGGACAATGCCTACAAGCAAAATCCACAGCATCCAGAGAGTACAGAATCCTTCTCTCTGGAAGGTTTTTCACTG GCAGAAAGAGCAGATGAAGGAGAGGAACGAAGGGAGAGACGTGGATGAGCGGTACCTGTTCCATGGTACAGATGAGTCTCTAATAGCGCCTATTTGTGAGCAGAACTTTGACTGGAGGGTCTGTGGTGTTCATGGATCACTTTATGGGAAAG GAAGTTACTTTGCCAGAGATGCCAAATACTCAGATAAGTATGTGAAACGAGGAGTCAAGTCAGACTATAAGATGATGTTTGTTGCACTCGTGCTTGTGGGGGAATTCACCAAAGGGACCAGCAAGTACCTGCGACCTCCACAGAAGAAAGGGAAACTGGGCTTTTATGACAGTTGTGTGGACAATGAACTCAACCCTGcaatttttgttatttttgaaaaGTACCAAATCTACCCTGAGTACATAATTAAGTACTCTTAA
- the LOC113567593 gene encoding protein mono-ADP-ribosyltransferase PARP12-like isoform X4, whose protein sequence is MASIVSNCVLKVLCDNHGSMVFGQLDNILRQSITTDDRVLLRVLSDEAKFFVVEDKQKSSADTIFSPESLVIAKTLLRVCKNQDKCDECEELHLCRYLVCGNCKFGTNCKRSHDLKSLHNSALLGKFDLQYLETEQVFQLLLQNDPSLVPEVCSHYNKGNGKHGSCKYEISCTNLHLCQHFLQDNCKFGAACKRAHSFDANAMKMLNGRGFSPKNLQILHKICKNKLLLDGNYKKPISKGTDKVGSTAGSIPAPLGGRQFSSQQSSSYCSGSDHNEICLFYVRKGCSFKEKCVRIHHNLPYKWEILDKDGVTWRPLPREDDIERAYCNPASDISSGLQPVNFLTMKCAGSQVRRLSTASSVTKPPHFILTTEWLWYWKNDQGAWTEYGQGEDAKLLSPVTSNALENVYLAEVDTEIPFTLGNNNYVIFLKDMYQINIKYKTKRDIRRRPRFISSEDVMRKLKSEGSESSSSSSVVVPAHWDSGALPSYSYNIVHLTSSAPEYKRVEMLFKRTMPTSKIHSIQRVQNPSLWKVFHWQKEQMKERNEGRDVDERYLFHGTDESLIAPICEQNFDWRVCGVHGSLYGKGEFTKGTSKYLRPPQKKGKLGFYDSCVDNELNPAIFVIFEKYQIYPEYIIKYS, encoded by the exons ATGGCATCTATCGTGTCTAATTGTGTACTTAAAGTTCTTTGTGATAACCACGGATCTATGGTTTTCGGGCAACTTGACAATATATTACGACAGAGCATTACAACTGATGATCGGGTACTTTTGCGTGTGTTGTCAGATGAGGCGAAATTCTTTGTTGTGGAAGACAAACAGAAGAGCTCCGCCGATACAATTTTTAGCCCTGAAAGTTTGGTCATAGCGAAAACATTGCTTCGTGTTTGCAAAAACCAAGACAAATGTGACGAATGTGAAGAGCTGCACTTGTGTCGATATTTGGTATGCGGTAACTGTAAATTCGG CACTAATTGCAAAAGGTCCCATGACTTGAAATCTCTGCATAATTCTGCACTTCTGGGAAAATTTGATCTTCAGTACCTTGAAACAGAACAAGTGTTTCAACTTTTGCTGCAGAATGACCCTTCCCTTGTTCCAGAG GTTTGCTCTCACTATAATAAGGGGAATGGCAAACATGGAAGTTGTAAATATGAGATATCCTGCACCAACCTGCACCTCTGCCAACACTTCTTACAGGATAACTGTAAATTTGGAGCTGCTTGCAAACGGGCTCATTCATTTGATGCAAATGCTATGAAAATGCTGAATGGCAGAGGGTTCAGTCCAAAAAATCTTCAAATCCTTCACAAAATTTGCAAGAACAAACTTCTCCTTGATGGTAATTACAAAAAACCTATCTCCAAAGGCACAGACAAAG TAGGCAGTACTGCAGGCAGTATCCCAGCACCTCTGGGAGGCAGACAATTCAGCAGTCAGCAATCCAGTTCCTACTGCAGTGGGTCAGACCACAATGAAATCTGCCTTTTCTATGTTCGCAAAGGATGCAGTTTCAAAG AGAAATGTGTCCGTATTCATCATAATCTGCCTTATAAATGGGAGATTTTAGACAAAGATGGGGTAACTTGGAGGCCCTTGCCTAGAGAAGATGATATTGAGAGGGCTTACTGTAACCCAGCCAGTGACATAAG TTCTGGGCTTCAGCCGGTGAACTTCCTAACTATGAAATGTGCAGGATCACAGGTTCGTCGTCTGTCCACAGCTTCCTCCGTTACAAAACCTCCTCACTTCATCCTGACCACAGAGTGGCTCTGGTACTGGAAGAATGACCAAGGAGCATGGACTGAATATGGACAAGGG GAGGATGCCAAACTTTTGTCCCCAGTCACCTCGAATGCCTTGGAGAATGTGTATCTTGCAGAAGTTGATACTGAAATTCCATTCACCTTGGGGAATAATAACTATGTGATATTCCTGAAAG atatgtatcaaataaacataaaatacaagaCAAAAAGAGACATTAGAAGGAGGCCACGATTCATTTCATCAGAAGATGTTATGAGAAAATTGAAAAG TGAAGGTTCAGAaagctccagctcctcctctgtGGTGGTTCCTGCACACTGGGATAGTGGAGCCTTACCCAGCTACTCCTACAAC ATTGTTCATCTGACATCATCTGCACCTGAGTACAAAAGAGTAGAGATGCTGTTTAAAAGGACAATGCCTACAAGCAAAATCCACAGCATCCAGAGAGTACAGAATCCTTCTCTCTGGAAGGTTTTTCACTG GCAGAAAGAGCAGATGAAGGAGAGGAACGAAGGGAGAGACGTGGATGAGCGGTACCTGTTCCATGGTACAGATGAGTCTCTAATAGCGCCTATTTGTGAGCAGAACTTTGACTGGAGGGTCTGTGGTGTTCATGGATCACTTTATGGGAAAG GGGAATTCACCAAAGGGACCAGCAAGTACCTGCGACCTCCACAGAAGAAAGGGAAACTGGGCTTTTATGACAGTTGTGTGGACAATGAACTCAACCCTGcaatttttgttatttttgaaaaGTACCAAATCTACCCTGAGTACATAATTAAGTACTCTTAA
- the LOC113567593 gene encoding protein mono-ADP-ribosyltransferase PARP12-like isoform X1, producing the protein MASIVSNCVLKVLCDNHGSMVFGQLDNILRQSITTDDRVLLRVLSDEAKFFVVEDKQKSSADTIFSPESLVIAKTLLRVCKNQDKCDECEELHLCRYLVCGNCKFGTNCKRSHDLKSLHNSALLGKFDLQYLETEQVFQLLLQNDPSLVPEVCSHYNKGNGKHGSCKYEISCTNLHLCQHFLQDNCKFGAACKRAHSFDANAMKMLNGRGFSPKNLQILHKICKNKLLLDGNYKKPISKGTDKVGSTAGSIPAPLGGRQFSSQQSSSYCSGSDHNEICLFYVRKGCSFKEKCVRIHHNLPYKWEILDKDGVTWRPLPREDDIERAYCNPASDISSGLQPVNFLTMKCAGSQVRRLSTASSVTKPPHFILTTEWLWYWKNDQGAWTEYGQGEDAKLLSPVTSNALENVYLAEVDTEIPFTLGNNNYVIFLKDMYQINIKYKTKRDIRRRPRFISSEDVMRKLKSEGSESSSSSSVVVPAHWDSGALPSYSYNIVHLTSSAPEYKRVEMLFKRTMPTSKIHSIQRVQNPSLWKVFHWQKEQMKERNEGRDVDERYLFHGTDESLIAPICEQNFDWRVCGVHGSLYGKGSYFARDAKYSDKYVKRGVKSDYKMMFVALVLVGEFTKGTSKYLRPPQKKGKLGFYDSCVDNELNPAIFVIFEKYQIYPEYIIKYS; encoded by the exons ATGGCATCTATCGTGTCTAATTGTGTACTTAAAGTTCTTTGTGATAACCACGGATCTATGGTTTTCGGGCAACTTGACAATATATTACGACAGAGCATTACAACTGATGATCGGGTACTTTTGCGTGTGTTGTCAGATGAGGCGAAATTCTTTGTTGTGGAAGACAAACAGAAGAGCTCCGCCGATACAATTTTTAGCCCTGAAAGTTTGGTCATAGCGAAAACATTGCTTCGTGTTTGCAAAAACCAAGACAAATGTGACGAATGTGAAGAGCTGCACTTGTGTCGATATTTGGTATGCGGTAACTGTAAATTCGG CACTAATTGCAAAAGGTCCCATGACTTGAAATCTCTGCATAATTCTGCACTTCTGGGAAAATTTGATCTTCAGTACCTTGAAACAGAACAAGTGTTTCAACTTTTGCTGCAGAATGACCCTTCCCTTGTTCCAGAG GTTTGCTCTCACTATAATAAGGGGAATGGCAAACATGGAAGTTGTAAATATGAGATATCCTGCACCAACCTGCACCTCTGCCAACACTTCTTACAGGATAACTGTAAATTTGGAGCTGCTTGCAAACGGGCTCATTCATTTGATGCAAATGCTATGAAAATGCTGAATGGCAGAGGGTTCAGTCCAAAAAATCTTCAAATCCTTCACAAAATTTGCAAGAACAAACTTCTCCTTGATGGTAATTACAAAAAACCTATCTCCAAAGGCACAGACAAAG TAGGCAGTACTGCAGGCAGTATCCCAGCACCTCTGGGAGGCAGACAATTCAGCAGTCAGCAATCCAGTTCCTACTGCAGTGGGTCAGACCACAATGAAATCTGCCTTTTCTATGTTCGCAAAGGATGCAGTTTCAAAG AGAAATGTGTCCGTATTCATCATAATCTGCCTTATAAATGGGAGATTTTAGACAAAGATGGGGTAACTTGGAGGCCCTTGCCTAGAGAAGATGATATTGAGAGGGCTTACTGTAACCCAGCCAGTGACATAAG TTCTGGGCTTCAGCCGGTGAACTTCCTAACTATGAAATGTGCAGGATCACAGGTTCGTCGTCTGTCCACAGCTTCCTCCGTTACAAAACCTCCTCACTTCATCCTGACCACAGAGTGGCTCTGGTACTGGAAGAATGACCAAGGAGCATGGACTGAATATGGACAAGGG GAGGATGCCAAACTTTTGTCCCCAGTCACCTCGAATGCCTTGGAGAATGTGTATCTTGCAGAAGTTGATACTGAAATTCCATTCACCTTGGGGAATAATAACTATGTGATATTCCTGAAAG atatgtatcaaataaacataaaatacaagaCAAAAAGAGACATTAGAAGGAGGCCACGATTCATTTCATCAGAAGATGTTATGAGAAAATTGAAAAG TGAAGGTTCAGAaagctccagctcctcctctgtGGTGGTTCCTGCACACTGGGATAGTGGAGCCTTACCCAGCTACTCCTACAAC ATTGTTCATCTGACATCATCTGCACCTGAGTACAAAAGAGTAGAGATGCTGTTTAAAAGGACAATGCCTACAAGCAAAATCCACAGCATCCAGAGAGTACAGAATCCTTCTCTCTGGAAGGTTTTTCACTG GCAGAAAGAGCAGATGAAGGAGAGGAACGAAGGGAGAGACGTGGATGAGCGGTACCTGTTCCATGGTACAGATGAGTCTCTAATAGCGCCTATTTGTGAGCAGAACTTTGACTGGAGGGTCTGTGGTGTTCATGGATCACTTTATGGGAAAG GAAGTTACTTTGCCAGAGATGCCAAATACTCAGATAAGTATGTGAAACGAGGAGTCAAGTCAGACTATAAGATGATGTTTGTTGCACTCGTGCTTGTGGGGGAATTCACCAAAGGGACCAGCAAGTACCTGCGACCTCCACAGAAGAAAGGGAAACTGGGCTTTTATGACAGTTGTGTGGACAATGAACTCAACCCTGcaatttttgttatttttgaaaaGTACCAAATCTACCCTGAGTACATAATTAAGTACTCTTAA
- the LOC113567595 gene encoding protein mono-ADP-ribosyltransferase PARP12-like: MCPVAEESLWQSLRRLVNEQDLKEIFFLFLILQFLFIFCRFFIRKECNFRDKCIRVHYHLPYKWQVLDKNEQTWKDLQNVEEIERAFCNPANEISPGPQQVDFNTMMCGAAPVRRLSTASSDTNFILTTKWLWYWKNEKRGWTEYGQGDTKHATPFTSQELENFYQSNPHSEVSVTSEKHTYILYMKDMYQQNIHYKTKREIRRRPQFVSASEFNSKMKNESSSSFVLVPAHWDRGALPSYSYKLVPLPRTDNEFLRIEKLFKETMPHYTVKSIQRNQNSSLWKVFQWQKEQMKARNGGQEVNERLLFHGTEQSRIDAICEHNFDWRICGIHGTVYGKGSYFARDASYSDSYSKCGNSCKTMFVARVLVGHYTRGNTNFVHPPAKTSVNGFYDSCVDNETNPTIFVIFEKFQIYPEFIIEYDKESKCLIS, from the exons A TGTGTCCAGTAGCTGAAGAGAGTTTGTGGCAAAGCCTCAGGAGACTAGTGAATGAACAGGACCTAAAggagatttttttccttttcttgattcttcaatttttattcattttctgccGTTTCTTCATTCGCAAAGAATGCAATTTTAGAG acAAGTGTATCCGTGTTCATTACCATCTGCCTTATAAATGGCAAGTTCTAGATAAGAATGAACAGACATGGAAAGACTTGCAAAATGtagaagagatagagagagcgttCTGTAACCCAGCTAACGAGataag TCCAGGGCCTCAGCAGGTCGACTTCAATACTATGATGTGTGGAGCAGCACCAGTTCGTCGTCTGTCGACAGCTTCCTCTGATACAAATTTTATCCTGACCACCAAGTGGCTCTGGTACTGGAAGAATGAAAAAAGAGGATGGACTGAATATGGACAAGGG GATACAAAGCATGCAACACCTTTCACCTCTCAAGAACTGGAAAACTTTTATCAATCTAACCCGCACAGTGAGGTTTCTGTCACTTCTGagaagcacacatacatactctaCATGAAAG ATATGTATCAACAAAACATTCACTATAAAACCAAGAGAGAGATTCGGAGGAGGCCTCAATTTGTGTCTGCTTCAGAGTTcaacagcaaaatgaaaaa TGAAAGCTCCAGCTCGTTTGTGCTGGTTCCTGCACACTGGGATAGAGGTGCCCTGCCCAGCTACTCCTACAAG CTGGTTCCATTGCCTAGGACAGACAATGAATTCCTAAGGATAGAGAAATTGTTTAAAGAGACTATGCCCCACTACACTGTTAAGAGCATTCAGAGAAATCAGAACAGCTCTCTGTGGAAGGTCTTCCAGTG GCAGAAAGAGCAGATGAAAGCGAGGAATGGAGGGCAAGAGGTGAATGAGCGTCTCTTGTTCCATGGAACTGAACAGTCTCGAATAGATGCCATCTGTGAGCATAACTTTGACTGGAGAATTTGTGGGATTCATGGCACAGTGTATGGCAAAG GGAGTTATTTTGCCAGAGATGCCTCATACTCAGACAGTTATTCTAAGTGTGGAAACAGCTGCAAAACGATGTTTGTTGCACGGGTTCTGGTGGGTCACTACACCCGTGGCAATACAAACTTTGTCCATCCTCCTGCTAAAACATCAGTTAATGGCTTCTACGACAGCTGTGTTGACAACGAAACCAACCCCAcgatttttgtcatttttgaaaAGTTTCAGATCTACCCAGAATTCATCATTGAGTATGATAAGGAATCTAAATGTCTCATTTCATGA